From the Ipomoea triloba cultivar NCNSP0323 chromosome 8, ASM357664v1 genome, the window AACAATTATAAGAAGGTAAATCAGTCTAGATTGTCTATAACTAATCGGTTTAAACTAAGAAGGGTAATAGGCTGTAgaactttataattatcaagtcaacaaACTATTCAACTCAACTAAAATTGTTCTAATGTTAGTTTATTTTTATCTCGAAAGAGTGACTAAGAGGGTtaaacatgatttttgtattCAAAAGTTACGAGTTTGATTCTGTTAGAATACCTTTTTGGTTCAACTTGTTGCATAGATCTTCTTAGAGCATCTTCAATAGGCAtgaattttgaagaaattttGCAAATGAAATAACCCGCTCAACGGACACGACTCCACGCACTCAACTGAATGCTCCTAGTTCGCATATGCGCACCTTGCTGGGTGCTCGTGGTTTGCATACGCGCACCAGGATGCAATTTCACTAATTTAATGGGGTCTACATATTGGACAAAACCAAATTCTTCCTGCAAAAACTTAAATTACTTTTATCTCTTCCACATGTGTAAACAATTTGCAATAACCTTCCATCCAAAATCTCATATTGGAGACGTTCTTAGGGTTTACTTCAAATTTTCTTAGAGTTTATCCATTCCGACCCAAAAAGTACCTAGTAATGGCAAAAAAGTGTTTATGCATTCGGACCGAATGTTATACACAAAAAGTACTTATACATATCGACCGAATGCCATATACAAAAAGTAATACTACGTACTAATTCAGATTCATTTCGAGTTGAGTCTAGGCGGTATAATTTTTTCAAGACACAACTAATCTTCAAATCCCTCCGGTGGCCACCACCGGGGCCGGGGAAATTCCCAACCGGCCCTCTCAGCTGTCTCCAATAAACTTAAACCCTCTCCGCCATGGCCGCCATCACTGGCCTTCTCAAGCACGCCTTGCAAAACCTCCATCAAGTCCTTAAAACCCCCAATTTTCACGCCGCCATCACTAGCCTTCTCACATTCCTCCATTGACGCCGGCAATTTCCGCTTCCCCAAACAGCCATTGGATTCTCGCAGGCTAGACTCCGGCGCCGTTTTCTTCTTCCTAATCAACCCTACCTCGTCGCTATCTTCATCGGAATCCAAATCGATCGTCTCAATCTGCACCTGTTCCTTGCCGTTCGGTCTAGGGTTTTCGGATCCGGAGAGATAGGGCTGGGCGGTGGCTCGGTCAGCTGAACCGCTCTGCTGCGGCGGCGTTCGCGGCGGGGAAGAGGAAACTGAGTTGGAGTTCTCCGGGAAGGCTCCGGCGAAATCACAGCTCCGAAGCTTCTCCTCCTGTGAAGGCGTTATTGTAGCGAGAAGATCTTCTGCGTCTTCCATTTCTCTGAGGGAGGGGAAGAGAGAAAGTTTGGAGTTTTTGAATAGTGAAAACCAGTCAGCAAACCTTTTTGCCTTTTTGGGgatggatttattatttttggtggggttttattatttttaaataactcTTGGCCTTTGGATTCCCGCCCTTTTTTTGCATCAACGGCCAACGTTTCCCGCCCGATCCTTTTATGTCAATCTCTGTCGTATCAATCTGACCACAGCACTCTTTCTAGTGCGATTTATTTTTTCTGTATATTCGTGTAAAGTTTATCTAATGCATACTCTCAGGTGGTTTGCAAACTATTTACTATCATCATTCCAAATCGGTGCTCAAATAACTACCACAATCTtcataaaatgaaactattttttttgttagaccatgAGATATCTTGAGCGCTCTAACTGTAGGAGGCCcaactaaaaatgtgaataaaagaaattcatgaataattgtatgaataaaagaaaatattatcatggttgtggtaagaagttcagtggtagagcgcttgGCTATTAGTCACATGGTCAGCGGATATTACCATGTCTTAAGTAATAaatctgtaattgtgttgttttcataaaaaaaaaaagctttaaatgACCTTGTAGGTGGCCATCTTAGCTCAGTGGTAAAGcgcgtggcttttaaccacgtggtcgtgggttcaATACCCACAGATGGTGGTAggtttagtattgttatatctCTACATGTGTTGCTTTaagtgatatattataattggcTTTTTACCCCGTTAGTGGTAGAGCGTGTGGCTTAAACCCTGTGGTTATTGGTTCAATTCCCTAGCTGGGCATCTTATTTTGGTGGTAGTGCGCACAACTACTACCACAACTTGCTGAATTGGCGTTGCgtatttgtactagtgtaactttattaaaacaagatgtgcgaattatccctctaaagaatttaatttcactttcgTTTGTGTCAAAACACTTCATTTTGAACTTGCAATAATAagtatttcttaatttgcaaattgtgctaggttgatattgctatgatttatgaagtttaaaaattacttgcactgttttcatccataaaggatataaaaaaaatgtaccatactcagactaatccacATTCGCACCGAActggcccaattaaggggcaaagtgctagCTAGATTAatttttccatacaagagggAGTTCGAACTCCCGAAACCATTGATCATAGGAAAAGGGAATAAATTTTGTTCTACATTTCACTAAAAAAAAGCATTTTTACAGCATCATGTAGTCTCATCAGTAATATTAAACTGTAAGAACATGTAATGAAACTTCACTAATCACTGCTATCATCATCCTGCATGCACAACTTGTAGTCTAAAAGCTGCTGCTAATTGATAAAACAAGCACAACTCCATGAACCTTGTAATAATGACAATAGTACAGAACAATACAAGTTCTATATTGAATAGCCTTCTTCGATGAATTGCCGGTAGATGGTGGATTGATTACCAAACGTCGCATTCTGCCTGGAAAAAACTTGCAGTGTCGCTTTAAATCAGAGTTCGGTGTCAAAGAAACGGGGATGATAACGATGAACTATTGGAAGCTATGCATATTACCTTGATTGCCCATCAAATACCTCGTGGGTCGTTTTAATTTAGACGAACCGGGCCTTCTTCACGTCAGACATAATGCTTTTATCTTCGCTGCCCCTCTCGTTGTAAAGAACCTTCAGAATATGGAGTCAAAATGCAAGCTATAATATGGGATTAtggaattaaaaagaaattatattcatTGGAGGCACCTTATCAATGATTCCATATTCAACTGCTTCACTTGGACTAAAATATTTTGGGCGTTTTATGTCCTCTTCAATCTGTTCTCGTGTTTTCCCCATATGTTTTGCGTAGAGTTTCACCTTCAAAATGTAAATATAGTGTGAAAAATGTGCCGTTTAAGCATAGGCAGCTGTCATTTTAAGAATAAAGGAACAGGTTTCCCGGTTCTATTTCTTAACTGATACAAAAGCATGGAATAAGAAAAGCGAACAATGGTTTCAAAAAAGATACGGAGTAAAATTTTACCAACTCATCTTTCACGTGCTTCATTTCTTGCCTCATTATATTGACATCTGTTGCTTGGCCCTGAAACCGACCGATAGGCTGCAGACACATGAAGATAGGTAAACATTTCTAATTCTCAAAGCgggttgtgtgtgtgtgtgagagagagagagagagacagagagagagagagagagagagacagagcaTATCCATTTAAACCAACAAAAGAGAAAGGCGAGCAAGAAAATGAGAAAggaataataacaaaaaaaaaaaaaaaaacttgaaatacCTGTTTGATCATGATTGTCGATGAAGCCAAGGCAGCACGATTTCCTGTTGCACCAGCTGCCAGAAGCAACGCAGCTTCCCCCCAAGCGTTGCCTACACAGAGTGTGAAAATAGGTGGCTCGACATGCCTGCGATAGAAAATAGAGTCTCCGCTTTTCAGAAATTGTTAGATTAAATGAAGAAATGGAGACTTTGTGTCATTAATTTGTAGGCAAATCGAAAGAGAATAATGGATAGAGCAAAGCTTCATAACCTCATGGCATCATAAACAGCAAAAGCCTCTGTTTCATATCCCAACTTCTCACCACCCTGCAAAAAATCTGCGTTTAGACATCTCTAAAGTTGAAATTAAGCGAGAAAAGAGATTCACATAAATCTGTACAAGAAACCTAAATTCTATGACAACAACACTCTTTCAAACACAAAAGACGAATAAAGCAATGTGTTTCCCAAAATGATGTTGAATTCAATGGATATATGTTCAATTCAATGgatatatgaatatgattgtGACAACAAGTATACGATTTCCTTGTGAAATTGTGGACAAACATGTAAAGAACTATATGCACAGCACAATCGCAGAAAATCTCAGAATTTCTAACCTAGTGAGGACGACTTAATTAAAGTTAACGCTTAGGAGTTCACTTTAATCTTGAGGAACACCAAAATGATGAGTGCAATAGTTAAACAAATGCAAACATGGAGTGACTTGTAAAGAAATGCCAGCAAAGCCATGATGCCATACCTTAGTTGTACCAGTGGAATTAATGTAAAAGTAAATTGGTTTACTCGCATCTTCATACTGAAGGTATATAAATTCTGCTAGTATCAGTTCAGTCACAGAAGGAACCAGAGGCATGCCCAAATAAACTATCCGATTCTTATACAAGTAAGACGCTAAATCCGGAGGAGGTTGCTCCCAAGCACTTCCCTTTGAGAAAGGAATGACCTGTTGAGAAAATGTGGCAGACAACAAATGAGAGTTTATCGTAGGAACTCTTCATACTCCCTACATTTGGGCCTTTGGCACATACGATGATAAATGAGAATAAGCCAACAAAATAACGAgcaacaataaaaaagaaaaaatgaatcaAGTTGGCATCTCAAATAAGACAACCAGTCCTCATAACAAAACTACCATGTAAGAAAATCACAGTACAAGAACATTTTGCGATCACACTCATTAGCTTCTTTTGGAAACTTTTTACCCAACAATCAAAAGGGTCTAATTGCAATAAGTCTGCTAGTTGCAGTTGAGCCAGCCCTCACTCATGAAACACCAAATAAGTCCTTAACTGCACCACTTCCTCATTCCAAACATATTATACCATTTCACATAATGCACTGCACTTATTAACTAAATATAACGTCCTTTCCTTTGCTTCCTTTGCCAGCTAGGGCCATAATGCAGGATTTACCCAGTGCTCACCTTTGGCCTTCGGGTAGTGGCTGCAGGTTTCCCTGGTCACCCAAAATATagctttctttcttcttccccaTTACAAACAATCATGCCAAATTCTACTTGCGAATTAACCACAACTCCCATCGCAACTTTCATAAGCAAGATCCTAGCtccaaatttttttctttttctatgaccaatatatatatatatatatatatatacacacacacacaccaaagCAACTAAGCATTCTGAATGAGCTTATAAACAAATATGATACATTGTGCTAACCAACCAATGTAagtttgctaaaaaaaaaaaaaacctaatccAAGCCAACTGCACTACTCAGCTATAAGAGCAGTAATTGAAGctaaaattactatttttcTTGACAAATGTGCTGCAATCAATTGTCTGCTCACTGCTACTAATCTTTTCACAACAAAGTTTCTACCTTTTACTGAAAAGTTCACAACTTTCCTCGTTTCTTCTTACAATTATACCTATCTACCACgactaaacaaataaaattttgaaactgAAAAACTACTTCGCagtaattgctcaaattaacaCTAAAGACAAGAAGATACCATGGTGAAAACGCCGCGTTTAGGGCGGGAGCTGGAAGAAGAAGGGTTGAGGGAATTAGCGCGAATCTTATAGCCGGAAAATTGGGAGAGTGCGCTGCCGGCGGCGGAGGGAGAGAGGAAGCtggtggagagagagagagtgggagAAGGAGATGACGTCAATGGTGCGCTGGAAAGTGACGCACGGGAGGTCGCACGTGACGGAAGCATCGGTCGGGTCGTCGGAAAGATGTGTGAAGCCATGGTTGCTGCTTCCATGGATGAGAGAGAGATTGAGAGTAGCGTCAGGGATTCGTATTAGGCTAGAGGAGAAAAATGGAGTAGGATACGGGTGATCCGGATTATCTACGACCCGGCCCAATATAAATTAacaatttctttaaaattgggaaaaaaaaatttttttatcaGAATTCTCAATTGTGTTTGCATTTGACTCTTActtgaaataaaaatacacttaaAACTCTTTAACATAATGTATACATACAAATAGTGTGTCAATGTAGGCTGGTCCGTCTCTCAATTGTGTTTGCTGGCTTGTATGAGCCGATTTGCAAAAATTCACAGATTAAAATTCTTCAATCCTAACTCGCTTTATGCAGGTCAATTTTGACACCACTATGTACAAGAGGAGAAAATAAAGTAGGTGCGAGCTATTTAGATTGATTAACAATTTAttagttgtattttttttggataCATTGAATCTAGTTCAAATTTAATCCTAACATGTTGATACATCAAAATGACCATatggtatatgtatatataagatgagaaaatagagtggcTAACTCCATTCAAATTGGTTTGGTGACTGATAAAATAAATACGCACTGTCGTGGTCAATGTATGGttaaaatactttattatttataatggtAAAAAGTAGTCCGGACAACGTAATAGTGGGTTAGAGATTTCCGATTTACTGCCAAAAGTCCTCTCTGCAGCATTAAATGTTGTATTTATAGGGTATCAGAGGAGACCGGTCCCAGTTCTTCAGCATGGCGCTCGCGTGGTTGCTATGCACAGGTCACGACAGGAGCCCAACGCGATATGGCCATATGTTAAGTGATTTGGGATGATCTTTGCGAGGATAAGGATCAAGATGTAAAGCTCGGACTCCCGGTCCGAACTTGATTCCGTATAGACCAGACGAACCAGGGACAAGCGAACGATCTCCCGTTCAATACTATCCGAATAGACCGGTGACTGATAAATTAACCTACTATAGGTAAAAACTGGTTGTAGTCTGGACATCATCCCGAATAATGTAACCCGGTCAATATTCActatcagtttttttttttttttttttttttttttttttatcagttAAAATCACTAGATTCTGCGGCTCAGGATTGCCCCAAAGATTCATCATTGATAGTTTCATAGTAACCATGGCCCTTTTCTCATCAGCTCCTCCACCTCACTTCCCAccactctcttcttcttcttcctcatccaAGCCCCACCTCTCCCACAATCTCTCTCTATCTTTCCTTCCCAAAAACCCTCACAATCTCTCAGTCTTGGTTCCCGCGAGGGCTGTCAACGATGGGTCTGCCCTAGCTTCCACAGCCGTCGCTGTTGAGCTGGAAAATGCTCTAGAAAAGGCGAGCGAAGCTCCCGTGGCCGATGGGGAATCTAATTCGACGGATTCGAACTCGAATGGGTCGCCGGCGGCAATGTCACTGGGAATGTTTCAAGATCCCAGGTGGGTTGGAGGGACATGGGATTTGAAGCAGTTTCAGATTGATGGGAAAACCCATTGGGATGCTGTCATTGATGCTGGTCAGCAATCTCTTCAGTCTTTAGTCTTTAACCATATCTGCATACtttcatatatcatatatgtttgATAATGCTTTTGGTTTATGGTTATACTTTATACTCCAATTTGATTGATGATAATTTCCAAAAATTGGGTGTTCAATATCTATGTACTCCATAATAGTTCGTTCATGTTTGATGGCATTGAGTTTTGTTGAGAAAAACGGGATCAATAGAACAAGAACAGAAAACGAACACTAAGAGACAGGAATGTAATTCGGTAGGAAAAGAATTAGGTGGGAATAATTATTAGGAATGAGAAGGGAAGAAgtggtataaagactaaaatatccttgtgtaataataatactaataataagggtaaaaaagtcattttcttaatttttaccTTTCCTTACCCCATTGAACGGaggtatgaattgcaattcaacaaaatgagagaattgcaattccattcggtggaattgcaattccattcgatggaattgcaattccctccaaccaaacactgtaattcgGGTGACCAAAGAATTATACTGCAATTGAATtgcaactacatccaaccaaacaacaagaAAAGAAGAGTTTACATGCCTACGACCACAAGTGTCAAGGagattttattaattgtgatgatcAAACATTCAGTGTTACAAGAATCATATGTATAGGTACCTTAACGGTTGTGATGCGCTGCTCTAGCACCTGTCATCTTCGAGTAACACATGAGACATACATTACATAACAAGGTTATTTCGGAAAATGCAAATGATATAACTTGTGACAAGTGTTGCAACCTTTACCTGTACATTATCTGATCCTACTACAAGTTAATAAGATGAAGACATGTTAGATGACATAAGATTTGATACAAGTAGCATTACACTTTTATTTCCTTCTATCATgagtttatactttatatatcaTAAATTCTCCAAAGACTTACTTTCCACAAATGGAGTTTGTAAAAGAAGGCTCATTAGTCATATTAGTGATTTCTGATGCAGAGCCATTAAGTATATGCACAAACATTTGATATGAGATTGCCTTAcctacaagaaaaaaaaaaaaacttacttgTTAAGTCAGATTGCAAAGTAGTGGTTTTTACATGAAATGGACCAGTGGAAAGGCGAAGATTGAAGGGGAAAAATATTCAACTTTAGTATGGAGAGAATTAAGAGAAGATGGATGTTCATGTAAGCCTAGTGAGAAGACCGAGTTTGGTTCTGGGAATAATTGTTGGTGTAAGCCTCACCTAAGAAACACTTCTGGCAGTTGGTGATTACAACGAATAACAGTATTGGTCGAATCTGTTATCAGTCGAGGATGCCTAGATGAGGGAAGAATATTATCAAAGTGATGGTcatattggtttttccatacGGGAGGAGATTTTGAACTCCCGACCTCTTTTAAGGGATGAGAGTGTACGGTCACTCACGCCAATTAAGCTGGTTATCATCATGTAGAATTTAAATTACTTCAAATTTGCTCTGTTTGCTTCCGTTTCTAATGCAGCTTGGATTCATcaattattgtttaattatacaaagtGTGGAAGAGGCATttcgttttttctttttttactatAATCGTTGTGTGGTTAATCATATTATATTGCAGAGGTTAGGAGGAGAAAATGGCTAGAAGATAACCCCGAGTCTTCAAGCAATGAAGACCCTGTGGTTTTCGACACTTCAGTTATTCCTTGGTGGGTGTGGATGAAGAGGTTCCACCTTCCCGAAGCTGAACTCCTTAACGGTTTGCTCAGACTTTTTTCTCTTCCTTTCTTCCTTTCAAAGATACAAAAATGCCCAATAATTTAGCGATACAAGTATACAACCAACCAAATATGTAACAAAAACTCGTTGCAGGCCGAGCTGCAATGGTTGGTTTCTTTATGGCTTACCTGGTGGATAGCTTGAGTGGCGTAGGCCTAGTTGATCAAACGGGCAATTTCTTCTGCAAGACGTTGTTGTTCGTGTCTGTAGTTGGCGTTCTTGTGATCAGAAAGAACGAGGATATAGAAGCGTTGAAAAAGTTGGTGGAGGAGACAACATTGTATGACAAACAATGGAAAGCAAGTTGGCAAGAAGAGACGTCCGAGGATCCTTGAAAGAACATCTGCTGTATagttcggtttttttttttttcttcgggTTTCTTGGGTGAGCTCTGGAGAAATT encodes:
- the LOC116026582 gene encoding ATP-dependent Clp protease proteolytic subunit-related protein 4, chloroplastic; this encodes MEAATMASHIFPTTRPMLPSRATSRASLSSAPLTSSPSPTLSLSTSFLSPSAAGSALSQFSGYKIRANSLNPSSSSSRPKRGVFTMVIPFSKGSAWEQPPPDLASYLYKNRIVYLGMPLVPSVTELILAEFIYLQYEDASKPIYFYINSTGTTKGGEKLGYETEAFAVYDAMRHVEPPIFTLCVGNAWGEAALLLAAGATGNRAALASSTIMIKQPIGRFQGQATDVNIMRQEMKHVKDELVKLYAKHMGKTREQIEEDIKRPKYFSPSEAVEYGIIDKVLYNERGSEDKSIMSDVKKARFV
- the LOC116026739 gene encoding light-harvesting complex-like protein 3 isotype 1, chloroplastic, yielding MALFSSAPPPHFPPLSSSSSSSKPHLSHNLSLSFLPKNPHNLSVLVPARAVNDGSALASTAVAVELENALEKASEAPVADGESNSTDSNSNGSPAAMSLGMFQDPRWVGGTWDLKQFQIDGKTHWDAVIDAEVRRRKWLEDNPESSSNEDPVVFDTSVIPWWVWMKRFHLPEAELLNGRAAMVGFFMAYLVDSLSGVGLVDQTGNFFCKTLLFVSVVGVLVIRKNEDIEALKKLVEETTLYDKQWKASWQEETSEDP